Proteins encoded within one genomic window of Aspergillus nidulans FGSC A4 chromosome VII:
- the plkA gene encoding protein plkA (transcript_id=CADANIAT00008189) has translation MERHLQPTMEALSPRSTNQMIKPKASMERKVLDKNAAAAQKASSAKNHAPPPPALVVEPGDDGEQYSTGAFLGKGGFAICYEGTLLRNGRVFAMKVVKSDMGQKKMQEKFRTELQIHSKMRHPHIVGFHRAFVYDQCIYVILELCPNGSVMDMVRKRKCLSLPEVRRFMVQLCGAVKYLHKRNVAHRDLKMGNLFLDRNMDIKVGDFGLAAMIMSEKDEKRRKTLCGTPNYIAPEVLDRSKGGHTQKVDIWSLGVICFAMLTGYPPFQSKTQEEIYKKVRNLTYVWPKDSECANHIPDEAKSLVSCCLNLDEQKRPEPDDIVEHAFFNMYNGCIPKRLDPKCSVQKPTWLRGAEPQGDAMAFGHGLDFDEKFSSYIRDVDDPILRYRTCKAAFYSSCGVGRKPDGTARKSVGHNASKSGFAECLAEEEKGLQPLMPLPEDMVYKYPHDLIGDWSVPESLPLRRQDALADTSVLSSRSSSTSLRTNTVSQSRTQAALAAAQQRRNGSQSHAASLRQQALTGRGTIRKIPSLCDPPQPTMKAMPDVRDAGLNPDPVPPVPTGGLAERPIRTRRGIAASYSGTTSVRGMDTNAVPSVSQASNDLGMLTVGKTRSQSRKLEAANQVAVEPLRVLKDRSTSTGPENLAAVSRQKSARTVHKDLGGVAARKPDSEAARREEPVTRQRTEAQPQPMSSSGSKASLSSTNKPRSSLGLHALLHSDDPCELLPGSSIDDVKIDLRNMLSNLVPGSAARRRVVSQRPPHAYVIKWVDYTNRYGIGYVLDDGSVGCVFKAENGQPASGVVLRDGEKHIRRKARSQENSDSQSWSYSEADQLVPRHGKPVEFYENCSDDLLECRGGICRALIPPSLFEVKDSSGGVKVRMDSGISRARADAEKIKRVKLVDQFGKYMIGSLGRHGDETLLDDAATDGAPGQFIKFYQRLGNVGVWGFGDGAFQFNFPDHTKLVLAPGRTRNSSPWMDFYHLSPTAARYLAAKGKMHPSGFDTRAVVSDEIATFLSIAYGTSTSAMDDKIREVLDANSFLQKIAFIKDVLKSWIRQGRLGGRPSSDKPGTEMFWEGSQERPQASGGGSSKFVWVTVGAPGGDGEYRSVSLRDKKGNSVGENDEMEALRERLRLAGL, from the exons ATGGAGAGACACCTCCAACCAACAATGGAAGCTCTATCGCCGCGGTCAACAAACCAGATGATAAAACCGAAAGCATCTATGGAGCGAAAAGTCCTAGATAAGAATGCAGCTGCGGCCCAGAAAGCTTCATCAGCAAAGAACCATGCGCCGCCCCCACCAGCGCTAGTCGTGGAGCCCGGAGACGACGGGGAGCAATACTCAACCGGTGCTTTCCTCGGCAAGGGGGGGTTTGCTATTTGCTATGAAGGGACTCTGTTGCGCAACGGTCGTGTCTTTGCAATGAAAGTCGTAAAGTCTGACATGGGCCAGAAAAAGATGCAAGAGAAG TTTCGAACAGAGCTGCAGATACACTCAAAAATGCGTCACCCTCACATAGTCGGCTTTCACCGGGCATTCGTTTACGACCAGTGCATATACGTGATATTAGAGTTATGTCCCAATGGATCAGTGATGGACATGGTGCGAAAAAGGAAATGCTTGAGTTTGCCGGAAGTTCGACGATTCATGGTCCAACTCTGCGGTGCCGTAAAATACCTCCACAAGCGGAATGTTGCGCATCGTGACTTGAAGATGGGCAACTTGTTCTTGGACCGCAACATGGACATCAAGGTCGGAGATTTTGGATTGGCAGCCATGATTATGTCGGAAAAGGAcgagaagcggaggaagacgTTATGCGGAACACCCAACTACATTGCGCCAGAAGTTCTCGACAGAAGCAAGGGAGGCCATACTCAGAAAGTGGATATTTGGTCCCTGGGAGTGATCTG TTTTGCAATGCTTACGGGATATCCACCATTCCAGTCAAAGACCCAAGAAGAAATATATAAGAAAGTGCGAAATCTTACATACGTCTGGCCAAAAGACTCGGAGTGCGCGAACCACATCCCTGACGAAGCTAAGTCATTGGTTAGCTGTTGCCTCAACCTCGATGAACAGAAACGTCCGGAGCCGGACGATATTGTTGAGCATGCATTCTTCAACATGTACAATGGATGTATACCTAAACGGCTAGATCCAAAGTGCAGCGTCCAAAAACCAACTTGGCTCAGAGGGGCCGAGCCGCAAGGCGATGCCATGGCTTTTGGCCATGGCCTAGATTTTGACGAGAAATTCTCGAGTTACATCAGAGATGTAGATGATCCTATCTTACGCTATCGGACCTGCAAAGCAGCATTCTACAGCTCTTGTGGTGTAGGGAGGAAACCAGATGGAACTGCGCGAAAATCTGTTGGACACAATGCCTCAAAATCAGGATTTGCCGAGTGtcttgcggaggaagagaagggcctcCAGCCATTGATGCCCCTTCCCGAAGACATGGTCTACAAGTACCCTCATGATCTGATCGGCGATTGGAGCGTCCCTGAATCGCTGCCCCTGAGAAGACAAGACGCTTTAGCGGATACCAGCGTTCTTTCTAGCAGAAGCAGTAGCACATCATTGCGAACAAATACGGTATCTCAATCGAGAACGCAGGCTGCTCTTGCCGCGGCTCAACAGCGGCGGAATGGTTCGCAGAGCCACGCGGCATCCTTACGACAGCAAGCGTTAACAGGCAGAGGTACCATAAGAAAAATACCCTCACTGTGCGACCCACCACAACCGACTATGAAAGCCATGCCTGATGTGCGAGACGCTGGGCTTAACCCGGACCCCGTACCGCCTGTGCCTACTGGAGGGTTAGCTGAGCGTCCAATTCGAACTCGACGAGGCATAGCGGCATCATATTCGGGCACAACCTCAGTCCGGGGTATGGATACTAATGCTGTACCTTCAGTGTCCCAAGCAAGCAATGATCTGGGAATGTTGACGGTGGGAAAGACGCGATCTCAATCACGTAAATTGGAAGCTGCGAATCAAGTAGCTGTCGAACCCCTTCGCGTGCTAAAGGATCGGTCTACATCTACAGGCCCAGAAAACTTGGCCGCGGTCTCGCGACAGAAGTCTGCACGAACAGTTCACAAGGATTTGGGAGGCGTCGCAGCTAGGAAGCCTGATTCTGAAGCGGCGCGGAGGGAGGAGCCTGTCACACGCCAACGAACGGAAGCCCAGCCTCAACCCATGAGTAGCTCTGGAAGCAAAGCTTCGCTGTCATCCACCAACAAGCCAAGGTCGAGTCTCGGGCTGCACGCCCTGCTTCACTCAGATGATCCTTGTGAATTACTACCGGGATCATCGATTGATGATGTTAAAATAGACCTACGGAACATGCTCTCTAACTTGGTTCCTGGTTCGGCGGCCCGACGAAGAGTCGTATCGCAACGGCCGCCGCATGCGTATGTCATCAAGTGGGTGGACTATACGAACCGGTACGGGATCGGCTATGTGCTGGACGATGGTAGTGTTGGCTGTGTGTTCAAAGCCGAGAATGGCCAGCCGGCGAGCGGCGTAGTTCTTCGAGATGGGGAAAAGCACATTCGTCGCAAGGCTCGCAGCCAAGAGAACTCCGATTCCCAGTCATGGTCATATTCTGAAGCTGATCAACTTGTGCCTCGTCACGGAAAACCAGTGGAGTTTTACGAGAACTGTAGCGACGATCTCCTCGAATGCCGTGGCGGTATCTGTAGGGCGTTGATACCACCGTCTTTGTTCGAGGTAAAAGACTCTTCCGGGGGTGTCAAGGTTCGAATGGATTCTGGGATTAGCCGCGCACGCGCAGACGCCGAAAAAATCAAGCGCGTCAAGCTCGTTGACCAGTTTGGAAAGTACATGATCGGATCCCTTGGTCGACATGGCGACGAGACGTTGCTCGACGACGCGGCAACCGACGGAGCCCCTGGACAATTTATTAAATTCTACCAGAGACTAGGCAATGTGGGTGTCTGGGGGTTCGGAGATGGGGCTTTCCAGTTTAACTTCCCAGATCACACAAAGCTGGTCCTGGCACCTGGTCGTACGAGGAACTCATCACCGTGGATGGACTTCTACCATCTCTCACCTACTGCAGCGCGTTACCTCGCAGCGAAAGGCAAGATGCACCCGTCTGGATTCGACACCCGAGCGGTGGTATCAGACGAAATAGCCACGTTCCTCAGCATTGCTTACGGTACAAGCACTAGCGCCATGGACGATAAAATCAGGGAGGTTTTGGATGCGAATTCGTTCCTCCAGAAGATCGCCTTCATCAAAGATGTTCTCAAAAGCTGGATCCGTCAAGG